Within the Phaseolus vulgaris cultivar G19833 chromosome 9, P. vulgaris v2.0, whole genome shotgun sequence genome, the region TATGTGGACGAATTGATTACTGTGTATCAAATACTCTATGCATTAACTTCAACTCAAGAACCAGAACTTCCAAACAAAGCAAATGGAGTGTGCAATTATGGATTACTTTAAAAATCATTAGTCAAACCAAACAGAATCACACAAGAACCGTTAAATTGAGCAATTATCAACTATGGGCGAACGAAGCCCAAATACAGTGATTCACACCTAGATTACCTCAGCTACGAAGGCATGAGAAGCTGAAAAAGGATTGGGCTCGATTGGGCTCGATTAAATTATAAGATCTAACCCGAATTAGCATTGGGCTCGATTTCAACGAAAGGACTAAGTTCCCTAAACACGGACGTTCGAAAGTAGCtggaaaaaatataagaaaattgaataatcaaCAATTTCGGTACCTCTCCTTCCTCTCTTGGATGTTCTTCATCTGAGCCCTATAATGATTCTCAATGAACTTCTTCGCCGCCGCCACCCTCTCCATGGTCAGGCTTGACCCCAACACCTCCTCCGCTACCTTCTCTTCCTCCTCGAGATCCTCCATCTCTCTCCCCGCTGTGAGCGTTGTCTAGCACTCTGAgtgtgagtgagagagagagaataatGTGTAACTCCAACTCCAAGTGTATCTATTCTTTATTATATCTATATAATATAAATCTAACCTATCTGATTCTTCTCaaccttttctctctctctaccCTCAACACACGCACTTCCTCTCTCTACAAAACACCCTGGAGCTCTTATTTATTGCAACAACGAGGAGATGATGGCAAAGATGCATTAAAGAAAAAGGCACGAAATAAGCTCCTCCGCACACCTCCCCATCCTAATCCCTGCACCTCCCTCGCATCCTGACCAGAGCGCTCCTAGTAGAGATTACGTGGCAAAATCCTGTTCCATGACGCAGGCGGAGGAGCGTGCGTCGCGGCGCAGGGGAACCAGGCCTGGAATAGATTAATGGAAAAGTGTGTTGCGCGGAGGGCGTGACGCGCTGGAGAAGGAGCGTGTGGAACACTCTGCGATGTGGTAGGAGAGGGCGTCGCTGTCACTATCATAAATGAAATTTGGTGATTTTAGTACATGAGAACAACAAGGAGTGGGGCCCAGTGTGACTTGCGTTGATTGGGTCGTGACACCCACTCTCCTTGCTTGAGACGTCtcttttaattaaattctaTGCAGTGTTATTGGGTGGTGGTGTTGTGTTATGGGTTAAGGTGCAGTGCGATGTGGTTGTGTTCAGTGAGCTTTCGCCCTATGCATGCATTTTCATCACTGGATATGAGTTGTCACACTCTTATTctatctgtttttcttttcttctttttccataATAATAAACTTCCCCGTTTCACCTCCACTCGCACCTTCCAATGAATCCaccaatttatttatattttaaataattatttatttatccttacatattatatatatatatataatatttgttgaaaaaaaattatttatgtaccCATCACTAGGGCAAGGTCCAAAACAAATAGATAGTTATTGGAGTTTAGTTAGACAacttttaaattctttttaaccttgtaaaaataatttgataagcatcatcaaattaatattttaacactagatattaatttatttcttaatatgaCACACACCCTATATGCCTTATAAATCCTTTGATTATAAAAGAAGCAAACATATTAAATGCATTTCAAAgcattattaaattattaccaAAATCTAACATAAGGGATAGATAATCgagttattttaataattataattaggATTGTGTTTTGagatataataaaaattcaagaaaaacaaaacgCTTTGAACATGTTTGCACcttaaagattttttttgttattataggCTGTGGTTGAGAAATATTACTGATGTGTTGTGTACTAAAACAATGTCCAATATAAAATCTTGATAATAAGTTAGTTGAATGTGAGTGTATGATCTATTTTACATCAAACTCAAGTTAGATAAGGAATTTCCATAAaaagatataattaatttttttataggaatctacttattaaaaattaaactttactTCATTAAACAAACCTTTTGAAGtaatcaatttattaaaataatcataaaaataattattctatttattatcattatattcaattttttaaatttatatatttattaatttttaaattgttaaaacaTGATATTAAAAATTCCAAACTTGtaaatttataacaaaataatttatatttttttaaagattttattttctaaataaattattgaatatattATGTTCTTTTAAGCATATTTAAAACGAATAAATAAGTTAAActtgaaattttataaaatgttatatgtatttgaaaaaatgtgtgttttaaACCAAACTAATTGATCAAACTTGTACAAAACATATAAACTAATGGACATTGTATATTCTTTATTAATGTCAAATTCAAATCTGATAAAGGAACATAGCAACTACAATGGTACTGTAAAAAGAAGGATAATGGTAAAACTTgttatgtttataaaaaaagtgagagagagaaattgATAAGAGATTTTATTTGAGAAAGAATAGCAAAGAAAATTCAAAGATTTGAGAATATATTAGTTAGTCTATAAATGTTTTTGTAAACAAAGCATAAAAGAAAGTGAATAATGAAAACCCAATTTAATCTTATATTGATaaagaagaaaattgttattataaaataaaatttattatttattattaaaactgAAAAGGTAAtcatgttcttttttttttgtttgattcttttataatctatataaataataatattttcttatatattaggtacaaattattattttattttatccttaatAATATTCCGAAAGcataatacaaaaattataataaaagatattaatataaaagtattgaaaaaaaaagtaaatcatTGGAGTAAAATAATAACCACAAAAGAAACTAATAAATAGATTTTtagtttgataaaaaataattatttaagttatatatataattatgttgtaaatattttttatttaaaaaataattataacaaatatttatgttttttgtaataattataataacaataaaaaaagttagctttttatataaaatattttttattttttattattttttttaccaaaattacctttattttcactttttttagtatttttctgAGCCTAAAAGGTAACAgtaataatttgtattttaaattaacaaacacagtaaattattttaagattgGTGGTACAAACATATGCAcagtcattttaaaaaaatatttttaatatttatatacacAGTCATCTAGCACATGGGTGGACCATTCTACATTATTAATCtagaataaaatatgtaaaagaaaaaaaagtaaaaaaaaaaaatatttgacttCGTATTGTTTGTGTTAAAAGTTTACTCACTtgtttatgtaattattaattgCTTTCATCGAGCTATTTTcgaattttaattatttttataacattatttaagaaaatttataaaataagataagaAGTATCGCACAGTGAGCTAAACTGATCTttaatagtaatattttattactttaatctgttttctCAAATTATCTATAAGATATtctttaaaatacaaataaattatgttaGCAAGATAATTGAAACAGTGATCttatttagaaaacaaaaatacattCTATATAGTAAAAACAGAATTTCATATCTGAGAAACTTTTTTCACataacttttataaaattaactatcttaattttatcattttcactTTAAATGGTTAAACCAGATTAACATAATTGAATCCAATTATTTAAACCTAAAATGCAAGGTCTATAGCTGAATAGTCACTTGCAcattttgttttattgttggtttttttttttccggTAACGATGATAAGCATATATCCCAAAGTAAAAtgtacaagaaaattatttattttttataatatagttACTAATgtcataagaaaataaaaaatagtatagtAAACTTGTGTTTTTATTATTTGGTTtgcattttttataatattaatctaaaaaattaattttttctcttttttaaaatctttataatatatttattataaaactcttggcagatttattttttcattcttaCCCATACTTAAACTCTTTTTCTCtgtttaacataattttttttataaaaaactatttttctccTCCGTCCTTCTTTTCTAGTTTCTCATTTCATCTttcaattcttttaaaattataacttaaggttgtgtttggattaaggagtgaatgtgtgaggatttgagggagtggatgtGAGAAAAAAGTGTGAACAAAATGAAGTTGTTTGGATTTatgtatgttagagtggatgtgtgagaaaagtttattggAATTTGTGAGTGATAGAATGGTTGTGaggaaattttgattttttttaaatgtgtaaaatgtaagtttacaaatttatccttatatttaaaaatattttaataataaaatatgaagtatttttgcataaatttgagttaattaaaattttgtaattatttccAATAccattgaataattatttaaacaaaaacacgaattttttatcattaacacataattttttttcataaaaataataaatttgtaagtGACATGATGAGTatgattgaaattttaattttttaattaatgaaaacttaaaattacaactttttttatattttaaaaaaataatttatttatttatataaataactatatctaattttattatattataattttatttattattaataataaataattattattaaatatttgatataaaaaaaaattattattaataatactattatttaataattttatttaatttatatttattatcattattttaaaattatattttattaataatatcattaaatatttgtgttggttaaatttattgtaataattaatatttatatttagataattttaatattattttatttatattatattatgttatatattaaGTAATCTTCTACTTTTAcgcaaagacaaaaaaaaaggcTAAAATGGAAAAAATACACTTGCTTACGTGGCTTTCTTCAAGGTTCTTTGCAATATGAGAATAAGTAAGGAAAGTAATATTCACAGTGATCCTCTCTTCCTCTTCCGCGTACATCAGCAGATCAAAACAAAGAATATCATTGCACTTTCATCATCGTGAAGAGTACATCCTTTAAAGCAAACAAGCCTTTGTGTAGATTACTCAATTTTCGTTATAATAAATGtcactttaaaataatattttttttgtttttaattattttaatactgTTTTCTACTATTATATAGTTAGTTGTCAAGTTAATTGATAAGAATGATTTCTCTAATTTGACTATTGACCAAAATTTGGTTTTATTTACTTGTGTTATACTAAGACTTTAAGATATTAGAGTTGTCATAAATTACGGAGATTTTATGAGAATCATAGTTGGAATAGAAAAATCACAATtaaactttgataaaaaaatagttatatttaattttaattttatttagttattatgTATGGATTGATACTTTAATATTATTGAATGGTGTATTAAACTTTGAATGGTCATTTTGAATTGAAATGCTAAGAACATGAAATCAAGATAATAGATGTTTATAACTCCACATTTTAAACATGTTGAGAATTTTTGAATAGGTAGAAATAGGTTCCGgatgaattttgaaattgttttaatttattacatataattattttttagtaataaaaataCGAGAGAACTTTTGTTTTCTCATATGAACATATGTAGTTTTCTCATATTTGTATCTTAAAAATATATCtctcttcatagggatttaatatatacatccaaaaagtttaaaaataaaattcaatttaaatctATCTAATCCTTCTGCTGCTCACTaaggagctctattacctgcaatcttcccgtgtaaatacacgatcatcacaatTAGAGAAACAACACAACCAAATAACAGGTTAAGTTAgccatataaaacaaaattctattaaatttctatttatatgcccttttatttaaaattattcaggagtcatttaaaatatattacttCTACTCTAAAGgaattttctaaatccttacattattaaaaaaaaaaagagacaaTTTTTCATCAagtcattgaaaaaaaaaaaattgttacataTCTTATATTAGAAATAACAATATTTCATAATAgaaaagttttataaaataaaataaaatttaaattttacctattaatatgattttaaagtaatttataataatGAGAATTTAGtatatttacttatatatttgttatcgaattatctataatatatagtttcatATACAGATTTTCATCATCTCAacacaattttataatattgagttaaatttaaaatttactttttaataaaaaaatattttaaaatgtaaatttgtAGTTTCTAAGAGGTCTCCACATTACTTCTTAAATATACTTTGAACATATGAACTAAATCtatattttaatgtattaaTACACTTTTAACATATGAATTGAAATTATTAATATGTGGTTATTGAAAAATTCCTATTCATGAAAAGTTTGAATTATCTGCACTCTGTATACTGTTACTGAATTATGATTTGATTTATAACTTATGAATTATATGAATAGACCATATTATAAAGTaagtaataattatatttatgtcTACAAATATAGAGTTTATATATAGTTCTTTTTTCGATATTGTTTCAATAATGAACTATTTTTCAcgtaataatatattattgtatatataaaaagtttataaTTATTTGGAGTGTTAGGTTTATTTTCGagcaaatttgaattttaattctcaatcaaaattattcattttttttatttaaaacctaaactactattttaaaactttttttatttgttttaaataaattcagATAATGTTCCAATTTGTTAATTTGAACTACTTATCTATTACTTTTGCATTTAGTACCAACCAGAAATGTATAATATTCCATCCTACTAATTTTTATacgtaataaaaaataattataataatttgtttatagataataaagaagaaaattagATAACTGTTAACACTCGCAAGGGAGTGTCTGTTCCCTTTACTTTATTcacatttctttctttctttcgaCTGTGGCCAAAGAGAGAGGAGCGAGTGTTCATGGCGGATCCCTACTACTCGTATGGTGCTCCGGCAGCCGCGGACGGAGGTACTCACTGATATTCCCTGCTTTTACAAAATCCCAAATAATCTTGTccatttctaatttttaattcCTTTTTCGTCGCACAAACACGTATAGAACTACAAAACCAAACCAGTTTCACATGTTTTAACCACTGGATTCATAGTAGCTGTTCTGTTAGTTTCTTAAAGTTTCAACAATTACTTTTATTCTTCAACACTAAACCCTAAATGAGTTATTATAGAAAACGGGCGCACCAGTAATTAGACTCTGTTTCTTCAAAGGTTAAACCATTGCCTTACTCCTTACAATTGTCTCCATTTTAAGTGTTAGTTTTGATACAAGAAAACTCTGGGTTTTAGTCCATGatataaaagttattttgaTCCCCATTCAAAACACTAgaatattttgatggtttaaaaCTGCTGTAAAACTGAAGAGAGAAAACTTTTTGATGGTCTAGAGTGCATGTTTGGATAACCATAAAATGAATGAACTTAAACCtagaagcaaaattttgtttctTAGATGGTATAGTCAGATCAACTTATAAATCCGCTGTaaaagcttttttttttgtggtgTTAAAATATGGCAGAAACTGTGTAAGGACTAAAGGTCTTACAATTTTTACACAGGAACTAGAACTTAAAATGAGAAAACTATACCTATGAAATAAATACTTTAACCTCTTATTACGGAAAATAATGATTATGTTTTGACCATTGTTTTGGTTCTGTCAGCAAGCATTGGGAGGACCAGCTTCGCTGGTTATATTCCAACGGAGCCTTCAAATTCCACTGAATTGCGGGGTATTGGATCAGATTACCTGCAGAGAGACGTAAAAGCTTTATAATACTACTTTGAGTTGTTATGTGACCATGTGGGAtggattttcatttttaattttgattgttTCCGCAGATAGGCTTGTTTTATAGTGCTGATGATACTTTGGGATCTAGGGTTCATTCTGAGCCTGTTAAGGGTTATTCACCTCTCGCAGATCCTGAGCTGACTAAAAAACGAGATATGGCACCACTAGGTATTAGTCATGGTGTTTCTGATGTAAACAGTAAAAGAGCGTCATCTAAAAGCAGTTACGATGGCCTGCCCGCAGCAGACTCCAACATTCTGTTTGTTGGTGGACTTCCAAATAACTGCACCAGAAGGGAAGTTGGGCGTATCCTTTGTGGCTTATATATGTCTGCCTGTGTGCATTTGCATATTGCCTTTTGTTCCTGGCATAGCAATAACGAATAGGAACAAAGTATTTTGAAATTAACTGTACTGGATTTACTATACGAGATTGTAATTTGCCTTGTAAGTTTAATAGCATATGGAGATTAAATCACTTGGTGTCCAAAATAACTTTAAGGGTATGCTTGGGAGTGAAAttttgaagagaaaaagaagggAGGTGAAAATTCTATTGGTTTTGTAAACACTAGATAActcttaatttaaaaatgaaaatattgcCCTTCTTTCTCTCTTCCTCCAAGATACATTTCCAATATACGTTGTATTTTGTTGTAATGTTTATATGAAGCCTTGACCCATGCCCATAGATCTTTTCCGCCCCTTTATTGGCTATAAGGATATCAGAGTTGTTCACAAGGAGCCTAGACGTGTAAGTGTGTTAATTAAGAATTTCATGTTgtttattttagaatatttcaataatatacAATCTACTTTAATTGTCTTGTCCAGGAAAGAGAACAAATGCATATAAGGTCATGATTATTATACTTGTTGCAATATTCCTCTAGTTAATAATCATGGTAGTCAAAATTTATAGAATTGCACGATTCTACACTTCTGCTATGCCTTGACGAGTTTGTCCATACTTAAAATCTTTGCAGAGCAAAATCGGTAGACTCATAGTGTGGAATTGTAAAACGGTGGAATTGGCCTGTTTCATGAGTTTGTGTGGATCAAgtttttgtgtgccaactttcaGAGTTTGGTCCAGTTTCTCTCTctgtttttttagttttggCCTTCTGAAAACCTAAGCTCAATATCCAAGCCCCAAAACCAACTTTTCTGTAGCACCAATACCTTCAGTGGCATCACTTCATCAACCTCTCGCACAAACTCTGCCTCCTCTCTAACCCAAACCCTAAAACTTTTGCAAGGACCATTTTGACCAGAGCTCTTCTCCACCATGTTTTAGAATTGGACTGACTCTCTGTTTGGTTCCTCTGCCTCTTTAGCTGTGGTTCACGGGTTCTCTTTCTGATTTCACTGGTTCATCTTACTAGATGGTGGAAATGAGGATCTCTTGAGtgattatgattttaatttggaTGATCTATTAGAGGTCTAGTCTAGGTGTTCATGTTTTGTGTTTTGACTAGGAGTAGTAGTCACCAGGCACCACTGCAGTATTTTAACTTgctttgtttttcatttttgacTTGGAATTATGAGTTCTGTATGGAGTTTAGTTGTTGACTTTTTTATGGTTATTAATCTAACATTATAAATTTAAGCTTACTTAAGTATCAGCTGTGCTATATGGAATTTCCCCTTTCTTATATATGCTATGTCATATGCATATGATTTTTATATTGTAGAATCTTATGCATCACGTTACGATTCCCCGATTTACAATTCAGTGTCTCCTTTCCAGTCTGAATAATACAATCTTGAGTTTGACTACCTTGTTAGTAATACATTAGCTTTGGTAGGTAGATATATTAACTGTAGAGTGTTAACCTACGCTATTTCGTTGTGCTTCATTTATTATGAATAATGAATCGTTTTTAAATGATCGGGATGCTGCAGAGCGGTGACAAGGCTGTGACTTTGTGTTTTGTGGAGTTTCTTGACTCCAAATGTGCTCTCACTGCCCTGGAAGCCCTGcaaggtaattttttttctggattgcatataattatgttttatatCTATGCACAGTCCTGAGGATGTTATCGAAAAAGTGAAATATGAAAGTAGGCTATTGAATAATATGGAATCTCTGATTCTACGGTGGGTTGTGGATCAAAATAGAGAGCACTAACATTTATTTATGCCAATATCCTAATTAAAGTATCAGTACTAACCCAATTATAACTTACTAAGCACTTACTCAACCAGACTTGTAACGAATAAAGAATAATCTTAAATATCATAATGACTTGACAGTTTAGATATGTAACAATTTATGTTGTAACTAAGTCTATTGTATGTGAATTGTGTTTTCACCAGAAACAGCTTCTCTGCTTTGGATGTCAACAAaagctattttttttatataatttattcttaTTAGAAACACACACCCCTCTAAAAAAAGTTGAATATTATAAGTAAATTTCTCATATTCCATGTattcatatattaaatataaatctaaATGTACAATGTTTGTAAGAAGGTGTACTACTCCATGTAAACTTAGCCTTTGGTTGGAAATTgtcaatttgaaatttaaattaaaaggtCCTTAAACAACATATGTATGTGTGTGGGTTGTATACTCAATGGTAAAACTTGATGCAGGGTACAAGTTTGATGATAAATTGCCTGACTCGCCAACCCTAAAAATACAGTTTGCGCACTTCCCATTTCGTCTACCGTCTGAACATGGCAACAGCTTAACAGCATGATACTCACGGCTGGACATTAATTTCTTGGGTGATAATATATCTTGATGGTGCTCAGATGAACTCTATCAGATAGAGACATTCACTTTTATACTCCGAATTATAGGTTAGATCTGCCTGGCTGTTGAATATAGGATATGGGAGCAAGAAGTCTGGCAACAGGACAATTTTAATCTAAAATATGTTGATAGAATTTTCATTAT harbors:
- the LOC137821721 gene encoding RNA-binding protein 1-like encodes the protein MADPYYSYGAPAAADGASIGRTSFAGYIPTEPSNSTELRGIGSDYLQRDIGLFYSADDTLGSRVHSEPVKGYSPLADPELTKKRDMAPLGISHGVSDVNSKRASSKSSYDGLPAADSNILFVGGLPNNCTRREVGHLFRPFIGYKDIRVVHKEPRRSGDKAVTLCFVEFLDSKCALTALEALQGYKFDDKLPDSPTLKIQFAHFPFRLPSEHGNSLTA